The Hippopotamus amphibius kiboko isolate mHipAmp2 chromosome 3, mHipAmp2.hap2, whole genome shotgun sequence genomic interval ACCTGCTGGAGGCTGACAGCTGCCTGGTGGGTACTGGCGAGTGGGTGTCTTAGCTCCATCCCTACCTGGGGTCCAGCAGCctactcctcccttcctctcttccctttggCATTTACTCCTGTAGCTGCTGGGCTAATCTCCCCCAAGCTTCAAGCTGTACATAGGGCCTCTCAATGCACAAGCACCCCTGCCCATGTTACAGCCCCCGAAAAAGCCTGCGTGTGCATAgcgtgcccctccccccacttaaCCCCCGTTCCTGCCCCTGAGCTTTGACTTATATTTATCGTGCACCAGCTCTGACTCTGGAGTGGGCAGAGGGAAGCAGCCCCAGGCCCGCTTGCTTCCTGCCCCCTGAACTGTCCTTTTCTGAAGTAAATATAcgtatataaataaatgtataaatactgctTTGTATCTGAGCTTGCCTCCCAGTCTTCTTGAGATTGTTCTGGTGGGAGATGGGGTCGCCAGTGGGGCTGGGACCAACTGGGGCCCCTGAGCCTGGTGGATGCTTTGTGCTCCATTATCCCTCATAGCTTCAGGCCTGACTTGGGAACAGGATGCAgcagccccttcccccagccacGCCCCACGGACCTCCTGGTGCTGGGCCTTGGCTGAAAGCAGCCACCTTAGGGAAAAGCTGAGCCTTTCAAGGGTCCCTGGCACCATTTAGAGGAGGGGACTGGCCCAGGGCAGACTTGACTGGTGCAGGTCCCTACAAAAGTTTACTCTAGAAGCAACAGAAGAGGGCAGGCCCAGCCCCTTCCTATCCACAGGTGAGCCCTCAATTCTAAGGATAAGACACTCCCCACACCCACCTCacaggcagagggcagggctcCCCAGCAGCAAGAACCACCCCAGAGGCAGAAAAGAAACGGGAAGAGGTAGGCCTGGGGAAGTCGTGGGTCCCAGTGCCAGCACCACTCCCACCCCACAGGACGGGCACCAGGCAGGGCTGTCACACATCTGCCTTTATTGTGAGCAGCAGGTGGGACACTtccagcaatagaaaaaaaaaatttacaaaagcaGGGATTCAGTGAAGCCGCCTGGTTGGAACCTGAAAAAGAGGGGTATCAAAATGAAAGCAGTGACCCTTCTTTCCATCAGCTTTTCTTAATGAACCCCTGTGCTCCTGGGGCAAGTGCTGCCGGACAGAGTCCTTTGAAGTAGGGGCCACCAGAGCTGACTGATTCTCAGTGACCTGTTTGGTGGCTTACCTGCAGCAAGGTtttggggtttggttttgttttgttttttggtcactTGGTCAAAATCTATTTCAATGACTGAAAACATTGAAACTAACTAAAATGGTACTCCTGGCAGCAATTCCCGGATCCTGGCCCCCTGCTAGGTCACTCCCCAGTGGCTCTCTAATCACTGCGTATGACAGGTAAGAACGCAGATGTGTAACCATGGGAAGCCTGCTCCCACAGCCCTACGTAGTACATCCCAGAGCCAGATCAAGGCCTTGGACAGTGTGGAGACCTCAGAACTGACAAAGGTGGTCCCAATTGGCTCAAATCCCCATCAGGGAACAGGGAAAGAGGCATGTGTGTCTGATGGCCCTATCCATTCTTCCGAGTCTGACTCCATTAACCAAGGGGTCATGCAGGCCTGAGGACCCCGCTGACGTGGGCGTGGGGAGGCGTCTCCAGTGTCCCACCCTGTCACCGCTCTTACCCTTGGGAGCTCATACATAGATGCCGACCCAGAGCAGCAGGAAGAggactccaaagcccatgaaGAGTGAGGCCACCAAAGAGATGAGGAGCTCTTTGTAGATATCCCGAGTGTACTTGGTGGAGGTGACCTCATAACTGGCAGGGAGATTAAGGAGAAGCAAAGGGATGGCTGGTCTGGCTCTGGGCAGAGGGGTCCAAGAGATGACCTAGACTCTGGTGCTCCCAACacccaagaagaaaatgaagcccaAAGGGGTTTGGCCACtttccccaagtcacacagctaatgagtggCAGAGCCGGGACTAGCCCTCAGATCTCCTGACACCTGAGCACACCACTCCATATACCACTCTTTCAACTTCAGGTCCCCATACCCAGCCTCCAGTCCAGCCAGGCCTTCTGCTTACTGTCCTGGAAATGTGAAGAGCAAACTGAGCTCACTTGAACTGGCCACAATCCG includes:
- the TMEM258 gene encoding transmembrane protein 258, producing MELEAMSRYTSPVNPAVFPHLTVVLLAIGMFFTAWFFVYEVTSTKYTRDIYKELLISLVASLFMGFGVLFLLLWVGIYV